The Ptychodera flava strain L36383 chromosome 7, AS_Pfla_20210202, whole genome shotgun sequence DNA window AAATGTTTCCTGAAATGTCTAAATTACATACCTGTATAGTCAACACTTTCAACGGCGTACATGCCGCCACAAAATCCAACTAGTTCTGGAATGAGAGCGCTTTTATGCAGAAGGGTTAGCATAAAAAATTCCCTGTTTTTCAAGAGTGTGGAAACTGTGGCAGCTTCTATATCGTCAATTTGGCCATCGGTGTTCGAGTCGGTGAGTGTCATTAACGTTGCCACGTACACATCACACAACTTAACGTTTTGGGTTTCCTGGAGACACAAACGTTTCGCGTGGTGCGTGAGGTTAAATTTTGCGGCAAGATGGTCGGTGAAGTCTTGGTACCACTGGGTTCTGAACTTGACCACTATGTCTCCGAGGTCATCTCCTGGCCAATCTAGGAACTGAAGAATCTGTTTGCTCGGGTTGCCTGCTAAACACTGCCTCTTGGAGCTGGTAAAATATTGGTCATCGCAAAGTTTGTGACAGAGGGAACCGGAAATCCTGTTTGCCTTAACTTGAGCACACTAAAAGGAAAAAACGTAAaggaataatatatatatatatatatatatatatatatatatcacttttaGTTATTTTGCAGTCTCGCGTTTGAAATCTTTCCATTATATGCAAGCCAGAACTGGATGTCTCTTGTATCGTTGTGTTAATAATGAAATGCTTTTTATCGTTTTGTTATATTGTCTGTTGTGTTCGCATTACCTTACGGCATCACGGATAATGCTGtggtgtaatttgcataacaagtgaTCGTAAATTAATTACAAGTTCGCAAACGAATCAGAATGTACTTACAGTGTATCGAATATGCTGTTCTCCACACTTGCTTTCGTGTTCTATTATGAAGATAAATAAGAAATGGAGCACCAGAATCCAACCAAGTATAGCAACTAAACCCATGACCAGTTCACCTGTATATACGAGCAGTTGGTGACGTCGCCTCTGCAGTGCAGCACCACTTGTTTGTCTGTGTTCCTACGTAGGTGTGGCTTGGCGCTGGGTCACTGTCAGGTTCACTAGATTGATCAGTTTCCTATGCATTTCAAGGAAAACGTAAGGCACAGCCGGTTACAGGCTCAAAGTTTGCTGTCCGCTTGACCTAAGGCAATCGGCACTCCACATACCGAACACAAGCGGTGGTGTGTGCATTTCGAGTGTGGAGCCGGGTGCGGACCCAATACTACCGCCGACACTGTTCATAAACTACTATTCACTCGGGTATCGGGTATTCACTTGTGGGAGAGTTTCATTTCCGGGTTTTGTGGAAgcaaatcacaaacaaacagacgaCGCTAGAGCGGCGTGCGTCAAAATGGCGGCCGGTCCGATCTCAGAAAGAAACCAAGGTAACACAATGAATTGTCGTTTAATTCCACATTCTTAGCATCTGTATCGATATCATGGTTACGCTTCAGCATTCTCAACATTGTAAATCAGTTTCTAGTCCTTAGCCGACGATGCTGTCGATTTATTTAGTAGAAATACGTCTGATATGTCCATACTCGTTACGTCGAGCACACGTGTGGCATCATTGTGATCGTGACTATCGGAGAATGTAAATATATCTAGTGCCAGAAATATAGTAAAATGCGTTGCTTTTGTGTTCTGGAACTACACGCTCTACATAGTTtggtggggtttttttttggggggggcgGAGGGGACGCAATAATGTTCGACGTCAGAAACACAAACAGTTCTATGCACTCGCTATGTTCTGTTCACGATGTCGATCATACAGTATTTGAATTTGGTTGTTGCTGTACGAggactttgaaaatatttattttgcttcCGTCACGTGCATGGTATCCTGATTTTTTGAGTCAGCTCCATGTTCCTACTGCCCGAATGCACCTTTTTCATAAGACCCCAACCccttgtgttgttgtttatcAAGCCATCTTCCCTTGTACTTTGGATACATCTGGAACcaggcacagtccctctatctatGGATAGAGGAACTGTGAACCAGGTTACCTACTGCTACTTCTCCAGTAAGGTTTGTGCCCTGAGAAAACTGTTTCCTGTAAGAGTGCATCATACATTCACACCTCAAGCGCTTCACATCAGTACAGGGTTGTGTGTAGTTCCAGTTCTCAGTTACAACCACATGCCTTCAAAGCTCTGTAGTGCGTACTGGTGACTCTGTGATCCTGACTGCACATCTCTACATTGCTTTGCCATCTCTCGACATTACAGTATTCTTAACTCTATCACCGCTCCTGTGATGTCCAAACTGCCAGCCTTCAGAGATAGATATTAAAAGAGGATACATgagtgaaatatttgtttttaatggGATAGAGTTACCCACCTGCCAACactggggagtttgaatgtcaGGAGAAACtataagatttgatcaaaatcagAACCTGTAAGTGTTTTAAAGTCTAGCTTAACAACTCTTCATCTTCATGGTAGTTGGAAGAGTGGATGATATAGTTTGGTTTTCTCTTGGAAATTTTCACCAGTCCCTAATAGACAGTTAAGTACAgttaaattttctattttgttgTGTTACTCACATCTTAATAAATACTTTTCATCCCATTCAGATGCCACAGTTTATGTTGGTGGTTTAGATGAGAAGGTATCAGAGGCGTTACTATGGGAACTGTTCCTACAGGCAGGACCTGTCGGTAAGTAATATCTTTCAGTCTCCACTTTTAGTAGAATCTTTGGTTCTTCCTgtacaaaaaaaatatctgttcaaTACAACACAGCTCTGTGATTTAACAGTGTTCTTCAGAGCGTGGAAAATCAGAGGGATGGTCAGTTTAAATAACAATGCATAATGTGCATATTCCTTTGTtggaaattttgtttgtttatcaacATATGAGGAGAGTGCTCACAATCAAGGGGTGGCCCAACCATACAAATCCCTGTGTGGAGAACTCTTGATTATGCACTGCACcagcattctcgcgagccagagcatatTTTTTGCTCAGCTGATCTACGCAAAAATTAACGggtagcgctaagctgttgccATAAAGAGGCGCGTGCTTTACAACCATGTGCACCAGATGTAGTATTCCTCAGCATCATCAGACGGCAAAAGTGTTTGTGTACACACATGCTTGCATGTGTTGGCATGTGTGAAGTTTCGTTAACCCTTTTACTACTTTGGTTTGGCCCAAAATCATTATTATTAATTGTCAAAGTGAACATGTTCACAGGGAAAAGGGGTGAACAGATTCATGTATACATCTCTGTTGAAATTGCAGTTTTCTCTTATGAGTTCAAAGTATTAGTGCCAAAATCAAAACTAGGGAGTAAACTCTTAGTAGCCAGTCTGTAATGTTACTACAGTACTCAATATTCTTTAAATGTTAAATCCTTGTACAGCGCTCAGACCATTGGCTGCTGGAGCTTCAGGCAGCTACCTGAAGAGGATAGTGTAGCCTTGTGATTTGGAAAATAAGCTCTGACTTGTAAGAATGCCATATGGTTACCTTTGGTAGAGCTAATGATCACCAAACACTGGTAACATTCACATCCTTAACTGAAATGCCACTGCGGAATACACTTTTATTCTAATGATGCATAAATTCTCTCTGATTTGTTTTCAGTGAACACTCACATGCCCAAAGACAGGGTCACGCAACAGCACCAAGGTTACGGCTTCGTAGAATTCCTTGGCGAAGAAGATGCAGACTACGCCATCAAAATTATGAACATGATCAAACTCTATGGTAAACCAATCAGAGTCAATAAGGTAAACTTAGTCCCATGCTTCCAGCCAATAGGAAGCAGTGATACAGTTAATTGATTCTTAACAATGATTCTGATTGGCTTATTTCCTTTGAAGGTTAACCAATCAGTGGAGAGATTCTAAGATCAGTTGATGCTTTTCCAATCTGAAGGAACATTCAAGACATCCACCTTCCACACTGTTATACTTTATAACACCTTTGCTACAAGTGATAATACAGTGTTCAATAAATCTAATCTTTGAACTATGATGAAAGAATTGTAGTTATTTCCAGTGTACAAAAATTTTGTGaatatattgtgaaaatatgatcaataaaatgATAAACAATATGTTACATTCTGTTAAAAAAGTCACAAGGAACAGACTTCCACAAGGATTATgattcagtttcagtttctgtTGCTACTAATCCTTCCAGCAAAAGAGTGTAGACTTTTCATGACCTTGGATCATTGCATTTACCCTTGAACTCAGTTGATCATGCACAAAGTCCAGTTTATTTCAGACCAAACTTGACTCTGAgaatttgttttttcattgtGGATGAAATTCATTGTAAGGCAGCACCTGATACTAATGTTGTAACTTTGCTGTCTGTATTATTTCCACAGGCATCAGCACATCAGAAAAACTTGGACGTAGGGGCTAACATATTTATTGGTAATCTAGATCCAGAAATTGATGAAAAGTTACTTTATGACACATTCAGTGCGTTTGGTGTCATATTGCAAACGCCTAAAGTAAGTCAGATTGATTTTTTAGCCAATCGTGAAAGTTTTTACGCCACCTGGTGGCATCAAAAACCTTTCAGAAAGAGAGTCTTAACATTCCAGTTCCCTGTGGTAGTTTCTAAGTACGGTCTATTCCACTCAATGACTGGGGAGAGAAGGGTAGAAAAATAGGAGTGTGGTTTCTTTTAGTTGCATTGAATCCCTGCACTCTTGTAATGTAACCTGACAGTCCAACCCTACATTTGGGAACCTGGCAGTGAAAATGGTCAAGTATCTGTTTTCCAAGAAATCAAAACAGTTTTATGATCTTCAGGATGGCCAGCAGAAACAGTCAAAACGTAAATGTGATAttggaatgaaattttctgtagaGGACACAATTTTATCCTGTGATATTATGTGGGTTAGAGGGACAACAGCTGAAACGTTTTCTCCACTAGTTTGTtagtcccacggacaccgtccgggggacttataggtttggtcatgtccgtccgtccgtccgtccgttcacgcagatatctcagagacgcctggagcgatttcgttcaaacttggtacaaggatagtaccctacctcatacagatgcacgtcgatttgtttcacaatgcgatcaaatttggcggtgttagaggactttttagttttcacctccatagactcccatgtacaaggcagtcagtccatagactcccatgtataaggccgtcatagactcccatgtataaggcggtccatagactcccatgtataaggaagtccatagactcccatgtataaggaagtccatagactcccatgtataaggcagtccatagactcccatgtataaggcagtccatagactcccatgtataaggcggtctatagactcccatgtataaggcagtccatagactcccatgtataaggaagtccatagactcccatgtataaggcagtccatagactcccatgtataaggccgtccatagactcccatgtataaggcggtccatagactcccatgtataaggcagtccatagactcccatgtataaggaagtccatagactcccatgtataaggcagtccatagactcccatgtataaggcagtccatagactcccatgtataaggcggtctatagactcccatgtataaggcagtccatagactcccatgtataaggaagtccatagactcccatgtataaggcagtccatagactcccatgtataaggcagtccatagactcccatgtataaggccaagaaaaataaaaatttagtttctcatagtattcatattgcaaaaaggatgcagtgacagtttttagtccccacagataaagtccagggggctcatagattgggtcatgtcagtccgtgagtccatccatgtgagtccatccgttcacgcagatatctcagacactttgacaaatgtcacgtgaccttggtgacctttgacctcaaatatacatatttgtccataactcagtaatcactaatgctacacccttcatatttggtatgatgggacagcttatgacgccacatattgttcctcattaattatgtgcatatctaattttgagcgagccaatagagccagaggtctgatttttggtttgtagggataacttagcaatacaatttttttgacaaaatgtcacgtgacctcaatgacccttgacctcaaatatacatatttgtgcataactcagtaaccacaagtgctacactcttcatatttggtatgaagggacaccttatgacgccacatattgtacctcattaattatgcgcatatctaattttgagcgagctgatagagctagaggtctgatttttggtatatatggataacttagcaatacaatttttttgacaaaatgtcacgtgaccttggtgacctttgacctcaaatatacatatttgtccataactcagtaaccacaagtgctagacccttcatatttggtatgatgggacagcttatgacgccacatattgttcctcattaattatgcgcatatctaactttgagcgagccaatagagctagaggtatgatttttggtatgtagggataacttagcaatacaattttttgacaaaatgtcatgtgacctcggtgacctttaacctcaaatatacatatttgtccataactcaggaaccattaatgctacacccttcatatttggtatgatgggacaccttatgacgccacatattgtacctcattaattatgtgcatatctaattttgagcaagccaatagaggtaaatgtacgatttttagtatatagggatagactataggatagaaattttttgacaaatgtcatgtgacaaaatgtcatgtgacctctataaCCTTATACCTACAATACAtgataatgtcaataaataagtaaccacaagtgctatgtcctttatattgatAGGTTGGAAgaacttatgacaacacatgcttaacctcgttaattatgcccatatataattgtggcccagccaatagagctggaggtctgaattttggcatatatggattaatcagcaatacaatttttttttttttcaaaatgtcacgtgaccttgatgacctttgaccttcaatatgcatatatatgcatatctcagtaaccacaagtctttacgctttgattttgataggataatagaccttaagatgtcacatcttgtacctcatttattatgcacatatgtatttcttggctggccaatacacagatacaactagaggtctgatcttttttcctgatttagaaccataacttatacatgcctcttgtttcaaattgggaacaatgacatagacctatgtgtccatagatctgaacatatacactccagtgatacttcttaatgacctcatttccctgccccatcaagactaatactcctattacaagtggggactatgtcattgacaatgacttgtttttaatgtcaacgaCAGTTTTTTGTTGTGGTACttctcaaagcatgttgagatacacagtattcagcttgtcaactcagcctctACTTGTATAGACTGAATCATTATtcctgacaagtgaattttagtttGATTAAAATTCTAATGTCGACAATAATGGTGCACTTTGAACAAATACTCACTGCTGTGACAAGCTTAAtattgggtatttcaacatactgtggagagtagaacaaaaatttcaattgacacacaaaacgaaaataatgaaaaaatcatcaaaagttaaagccaTAGTATTTTTTTAGGTGTTCATTACAAATTTTCTGACTTTTTCAGATAATGAGGGACACAGAAACTGGAAACTCCAAGGGCTACGCATTCATCAACTTTGCCAGCTTTGAAACTTCAGATGCAGCCATCGAAGCCATGAATGGACAGTATCTTTGTAATCGACCAATCACGATATCATATGCATTCAAAAAAGATTCCAAAGGGGAGAGGCATGGTTCAGCAGCAGGTGAGGTGTTGCATATATGGCGGTGCCCTTCTCCCAATGCCAACTTGTGGTGGCGCTGTTCGTTATTCATGTGTCAGTTATTCTGTGtgtttatttaataaagaaaagGACAAGTTTTATTTCACCAATGCATAAAGTTTGTGGAAGAAAACAGCTTAGAATTCAAAGCCATTGTGTTGTGATGAACTGGAAAAATAAACCCACACATTGTACTTCATGTTGTAGAATGAATTATATAAAGTGAAAGGAAATTATTTGTCTTTGTAGCTCCGAACACAAAACTGGCAACTTTCACCCTTTAGCTATTATAATTGACCTGTTCAACCCCAATTCCCAGTGAACAGATCCATGCTCACCATTGATAGCAATGGATTTGGACCAAACTATGGTGGTGAGAGGGTTAAATCAGCTAGATCAAGAAGTCTGTGCAATCAACTGACCAGCATCAGGGCCAGACAGACTtgtcccatgctggtttactgtaatcaATTTATGATTCTTGGAAATGCCCTGTGATACCTAAACCTATACTGTACATAGATAGGTGTGCTTGTATGTCAGACAGGGAGTAGTCTAGTATCTGTCACATCTACTCTTTGTCAGTGAGATGTCTTATGATGTACTGTTTTTGGACCTGTTGCTGTTATCTTACATTTTTTTAACTTGATTAAGATGTATGCCAACAATCCCATGTAGCTGTCCTTGCATTTAagcttacatgtaaatatattacTTCCCCCTGACAGAGAGGTTACTTGCAGCACAGAACCCATTATCACAGGCTGACCGACCCCATCAACTGTTTGCCGATGCGCCACCAACGTCACAACCCTCAGACGCGGCAGTGCCGACGAGTacagcagcaacaacagcaaTACCTCCTCCCCCACCCCCTGCTCCTGGGGTAACACAGGGTAAGTAAACATAAAGCCTGTTTGtgcaaaatcaatgtttttcaggTAGTGTCGTTCAAAATCAGCATTGAACAAGATAACCAAAAGATCTGAGTGACAGACAGCCTGATACACTCAATCTCTACGCACTATCACCaccatttttgtattttcctcCGAGTGGAAACACTGctaacaaaacatttttgttttttccccCACAGCTGGTATGCCACCTCCCCCGACATCAACCGGCATGCCACCTGGTGGCATGCCACCCCCTGGAATGCCCCCGCCACCTCCTGGAGGGATGCCGCCATTGCCCATGCCGCCGGGAATGCCACCCGGCATGCCGCCACCAATGGGAATGCCCCCTCTTCCGGTACCGCCACCACCCATGCAGCCACCAGGCGGTGGTGGCGATATGCCGGACCCAAGGATGATGAGCGGGATGCCAAACAACATGGGTAAGTACAACTTGTTAGGACAGTGGCTCATACTCTAACCCTTCTAATGGCCTCTAGATAGAAATTGCCACAAAGACAGGTTAATACTGAttacagtttgttttgttttgtcacaAAGTATGaggaaatttgcaaaaaaaaaatgtttttttgactTGTACCTCAAATAGAACCAAGGCTTGATGAGACAAAGATGTTTTTTGAGTTCCAACATGTGTACTTTGTAGAAAACCACACTGTTTCCGACAttgtttcatctaggctgcaCGATTGCGCGATTCCCCCTCTTTGATGTGCTGCACGCCGCCAACTGTACACAGAAGGGGCGACccatcgcgcactgcactgagctggctggaatggcatatcaaatatcatgggTGTCACACTTCGATGCTTTTGACCCGTTATCGGCACCTCTTAATACTTTGGCAACAGGCATTGTATAGTGTagcaagaacatttacatgaaagggactaattttagttcgattttgatactttttgtactttccgtacgctgattttgcatatgaaagcctgtcaGCCCATTtagagttacgttcacaaaagttcattgccctagctaTATATAAGGTTTCTGTGTTTAAATCTGTTTGATTGAGAAAGGAGACAAActatctctgtacgattgagaaaaggagacaaactgaagtttttatgcatagtatgaatgtccataacactatgaaaataattctggtagCAAAAATTGACACGGAAATTGGACTTTACTGTTACATAAACATGTTCAGTTCAGTGGATGCCATTGGCACTGTGACTGGACTGCATGCAATGAGAGTCACAAGCAAGCTGTAGTGTCAATGGgcccggtttttgaattcagtgaacaaacattgacttattttttggcaaataaACCCCAAAGttaactgtcggtgacaaccaGCCTTTCTGTTTATtgtaaaatgactgacaaaaagcaaTTAGAGtgaatctgacatcgagaaactccACATTCAAAGCATGGCAAACAGAGACTAGTCCAACCtcctaagttgttcgttttaactctactgagtctgcgcacaagactacaagaccagctaggtcactagaaaaatacagctaacTGGTTTGTATAGGGCAATCTTGATCCAAACTCTACAGTGGttagggatgatataagcacagtaaaaacgtgacaaacaagtatattatttttttcagaagatggaaaaacattcctttataactactaaagattttttcttgctttgtgtAAGCGCACACAGttcagttaaaaatgaaaaaaaatcccttgaaggtacatgtacagtggAAATGGCTTGCTGTTGTTATTATGTTTGAATGTACTTTAAGCCCTAAGaaagcaaacatacagaataagtacaaacaaacatacagaatattgtagcatacaaaatacgCTACAATTTTTCCAGGAATATTAATgcatatgaatattaatgagccatcAACCACTCTTGCAAGCCCtatatacattcacaacagtgatactcaaatttgttgacttttgaaaaaatcttatagaggatggtgtttgcagTCCAGCATCTtgattgtgtaagcaagtgatttatggcttgtggtatgtatatcacaagtgacatcattgcaacattaaaacttatgTGTAAAGCCGTGAttatatgtttcagttaaatccccctaaaattttaaaatccccctcaaaaattcctGTAGAGGGGGACCAGTCCCCCCCCTGGTGTggcatcctagatgaaacactgactgTTTCCGACATTGTACCAGATGGAAGCTGTGAAAATTCAAGGTGTTGAAGGCTTCTTAGCTCTGACTGCATGCATATCAGTGTAAAGAATTGTCTATGTCAAGGTTTCAGCTGACAAGTTAAAAGGACAAAGTCACTGCCTTTTTGTGATATCAGAAAACATGGATTACCTAATTGCTTAAAGCCATTGAGTGTACAAAATAACAACAGTGCATATActgcaaaattgtcaaaaattacctCTTTGCTGAATGCTAAcagatgtttgtgtttgtgacgGCCAGACAAAATGGATTTTGTCCTATTTGGACTGGCTTTCCTATGATAAACAGACATTGTTATAATGTAAGGAAAAGCTGCTATCGTTATCTATATGAAAGGCACCGCcaatgcagatttcattacaaaagctTGCATGAGGTCCAAACTTTATGTAACAGTGTATGTTAAGCCATACATGGTGAGAGTTGTGTAAGGAAGTTGATTTTTTGGTACAgatcataaaatgttttacttAATGTTTAGTTTAACTTGTCTGCCTGCAAGCAGTATTGAGGTTGTGCACAGTTGACCAGTATatcagcatgtttcaagaagtccAACAACACAGACTACTTTTCatatcattcaaaattaatggaaaaccaaaaaacagtgactttgtccctttaaggatgataaatatgATCGGGTATGAGAGAATTTTGAAGTTTTGATTTAGTCTGTACCATATTTTGTATGCTGGAGTATACATTGACcatttattttcatgaactCAGATTTTTTTACGGGTGCCTTGTGGAGAAGCAATTAAAATGCCAGTATTCAAACACTAGtgctatttatttattacacCATATCACTACAAGTGATTGAGGAACTGTGTTTTAActatgaaatgttttatttctctTCTGGAAAAGGACCACCACCTCCTGGCATGCTGCCCCCTGGGATGTTCCCCCCTCCTCCGATGGGGGACCGCCAAGATTTGGAGAACTTCCGCCAAGGCCTCCTCCGTTTGGTGGTAAGTATTTCTGACCAGTGGTCAGTGCTGCATGGCTGGGTTTTCCAAAACGAAAGTTCACCAATAGAGGGCGTTGTAAAGAGGATGTTGTCAATACAGTAACCTTTAGAAAACTGTTGTAAAAGATGCAATGCAAAAATTGTTTGTACCACATGGGCATTGCCAAATACAGCAAACACAATCATAATGTGTTCTGAGAAATTGACTGCTTTAGACTTGCCTGAACTGGACCAAGAGTAAGAGTAAAAtataattgattttgacatttctgCAAAAACATTAAGGTAGTTCTGTGTCTGATACAATGTAACCTTTCACCTTCTCCGTGGCTATTGACCcagttttaaaaatgaaaattaatggaTTAGACCAAACAATAGGTAATGGAAAGTGTAATTTTAAGCTATAGGTAATTTGTCAAGAAATGACAAGAAACCAAACCAAGGGGAATAGTGTAGTCAGTAGTCCCTTCAAACGCTGACAAATTTACGTATTTCTCTTGATTTTCTGTTTTAATCTGCAGGAATGCCTCGTGGTCCACCTCCCCGTGGATTCAGACCCCCTCCACCACAGAGAGGTGCATACAGACCTCCACCACCTCCACCGAGACGGTGATTTTTTGAGAGAAAACCCCTGTACATCTCCTgtagtttaaggtagaatgcgcctcggggacagatgttttgactctcaattttttacaagcCTGTTCGGAtctgtctgtttttgttttattttgtgaaaatcgaaaattagtTTTTGTGACAGAGTTAACataggaatggtggccattttgaattccaaatatcggtaaagTTTGGGTACTTAGTTTCTCTGGCACCGAAATtttcacagtgacccctgatttttattcttgattttgaaaaagaaagtt harbors:
- the LOC139137001 gene encoding LOW QUALITY PROTEIN: splicing factor 3B subunit 4-like (The sequence of the model RefSeq protein was modified relative to this genomic sequence to represent the inferred CDS: inserted 1 base in 1 codon); amino-acid sequence: MAAGPISERNQDATVYVGGLDEKVSEALLWELFLQAGPVVNTHMPKDRVTQQHQGYGFVEFLGEEDADYAIKIMNMIKLYGKPIRVNKASAHQKNLDVGANIFIGNLDPEIDEKLLYDTFSAFGVILQTPKIMRDTETGNSKGYAFINFASFETSDAAIEAMNGQYLCNRPITISYAFKKDSKGERHGSAAERLLAAQNPLSQADRPHQLFADAPPTSQPSDAAVPTSTAATTAIPPPPPPAPGVTQAGMPPPPTSTGMPPGGMPPPGMPPPPPGGMPPLPMPPGMPPGMPPPMGMPPLPVPPPPMQPPGGGGDMPDPRMMSGMPNNMGPPPPGMLPPGMFPPPPMXGPPRFGELPPRPPPFGGMPRGPPPRGFRPPPPQRGAYRPPPPPPRR